The Subtercola sp. PAMC28395 genome segment ACTCGCCGACCAGAATGGCATCACCGGCCGCGCAGAACCTTCAGACGGGCGCACAGGCGCAACACCCACCGAAAGTGAGGCCGACCCTGCGTCAGCCGCAGAAGAGGTGCTTCCCCCTCACCACGCTGAAGCATACGAAGCCATTTCGCGAGGGGACTACAAGGCAGCCATCGCAGAATACGAGACGGCGCTCGCGCAGAGCCCTCGCGACCAGCTGGCCATCGCCGGCCTCGCGCAAGTGAAGCTGCTCGACCGCCTCACCGACCACACGCTGGACGAGATCCGGGCGCAGGCAGCGGCCCAGCCCGAGGACCTCGATGCGCAACTCCTGGTTGCCGATCTCGACGTGTCCGGTGGGCACATCGACGACGCCTTCGACCGTATTCTGACCCTCTTCGCCTCGGCATCGGCCAGGGCAGATGTGCCCGCAAAAGACGTGTTGCGCACCCGGCTCCTCGACCTGTTCGAGGTGGTCGGTCTCGAAGACCCCCGAGTGACAGCTGCCCGCCGCCGTCTCACGATGCTGCTGTACTGATCCGCCTTCTGGTTGAAGAGCCTGCAAGGGGTATCGAAACCGGCTGCTCGAGAAGATTTCGATACGGCCCGGCGCGGATACCCAAGCGGCTGATGCTTGTCAATCGGCAGTATGGTTGCGCCTGATCTGACTGCCGGGGCAATAAAGTCGAACCATGAGGATGAGCAGGCGTCACACACCACCACCGAGCCCGGCCAGTATTTCGCCCGAGGTTCAGACCGTCACCCAGGGCACCGAGACATTCGCCCAAGTGAACGCCTTCAAGATCGGGCTGCTCGGGGCGCTCGGTGTGCTCGTGGCACTGGTCATCGGGGGGCTCGTCACGCAGCTGGGCACGGTGCTTATCTACGTCGGCGTCGCGCTGTTCATCGCTCTCGGCCTCGACCCCCTGGTGTCTCGCCTGTCGAAGCGGATGCCCAGGGCCCTCGCGATCGGAATCGTGTTCGGTGTCGTGGTGTTGATTCTCGCGGGGCTGCTGTTCACGATCAT includes the following:
- a CDS encoding tetratricopeptide repeat protein, producing MSQVPPSAASLRGAVDLSSLVNRATSPAGSAPSSNGSGAAAGPTGVVTVPSLLLDGTDASFSQILELSNSVAVIVELWASWSDGSRILAPLMQKLILEYSGQFVLVRVETDTNPQLTEAFQAQSVPTVAAIIGGRPVALFEGAQPEQSIRDVLEQVAQLADQNGITGRAEPSDGRTGATPTESEADPASAAEEVLPPHHAEAYEAISRGDYKAAIAEYETALAQSPRDQLAIAGLAQVKLLDRLTDHTLDEIRAQAAAQPEDLDAQLLVADLDVSGGHIDDAFDRILTLFASASARADVPAKDVLRTRLLDLFEVVGLEDPRVTAARRRLTMLLY